AACCTGGACTTTGGCACCTGCTATGTGGGACAGACTCGCGTAAAAGAGGTTTTCCTCTGCAACCAAGGAGGTTCCTGCAGCTACTGGACTGCAACTCTAGGTACGAGTCACACCTCCAGTATGATTACAGCACTATGGATGCTGTTATTCTGTAACGTCACAGCtactgtgtgttttagtctAGTAATAGAGCTTAGaatcttttattttctctcaggtagaaaatatgagcttattttaagttacagtttgcttgacaagtgaccaGTTTCTTATACAATTTTAAGCAAATTTTCAATTTAAGACTGATATACTCGTTGAGATTGACTTTTTTGTGGTAATTCTTATAAAAGCTTGTGTGCTCAAGGATCCAGTGCACTGCTGTAATATTGCTTTTGAAATAATGGTGTCTAGACATATGCTGTTGTTTGTataattgtatattgtataattgtacaataattaaCAATGTTTATTCATAACAGATTCCTAATTGATTCCTAATTTTTTGCGTATACTCACCTGGGATACGTCTGtaatgaatagaatatctgggATGAAATATCCATCAATTATTGTGAATTAAGAAACATCCATTTTGCTTTGTCTGGCGCATCTAATACATATCTTCCATGAAGTCTCTTGTTGCTAATTAGAGCCATATATTTTCCCTCTGCTATTTGCTTATCTGAGGCTTCTTTGTAGAAATACTGTGAGCTGTGCTGAAAATAGATGCATTCCCAGGGAGAATGTGATGgtatcattttaaattaatgacCGTTGCAAAATTTTTGAGGGAGAAAAGTCTTTGAGGGATAGTGGGGAAGGTTTCCTTCAGAAGTACTATtttccaaattaaattaattcacacacattatttataatttataattcagGAAAATTATGTAAACTACAGATCTCCACCCtcaatttttcaaaactcttcttCTGCCAGTGGAACttccaaatatttatatttaatgggAAATGAGGCCTTTGGGAACTGAGGAGAAAATATAACTGGCAGCTGACATCACAAATgattatactgtactgtaagctGATAGGTCCATACCAAGAGCCACTGCTAGATGTCTTTGTAATACCTCTCCCTTGAGCCCATACACTGCAGTTTCCCACCATTCCAGTTGTCCCTTAATGTACCTATTGAGACCAAATGGggaatgattattttattttagcgcTGTCCCTTTTCCACCAGTGTAAACAGCTATAGGAACATGCTGACCTTTAAGCTCTAACCAGACACATTCCCACCCCCTCCTTTCAGAAGCGCATGAGCAGTCTGGTCAGTTCACAGTGACCCCGGTCTCGGGTATTCTGGAGCATTCCGTCGCCCCCTACAGGCAGCCCGTAGAGATCAGCTTCACAGCCAGGTACGAAACACTACTTTAAAAGCAAACGCGCAGCACCAGGGCCTGTAGAGACCACATCAGGGTTAaacaggattaccgagttagctggataactttgctgagtaaaacccaaaaTGGCTCTTCTTACTtttgtccatgttccagatttgggagggttctgggttttaagtcagtaatcctgctttgtaaagGCCCAGAACTTGGCTGAGGTCTTCCCAGGAATAAGTCAGATGGAGATTAACACAGAGACAAAATAACCTTCCTACACATTACAAAGTTCCTGCCACATTGTACAATGTAATTAAATAGGCCCACAATGCATGGGTAAAGACCTTTTGTGCGCATGCATGGTTTGATGATATATTGTTGATGTGCTGACAGCAGAGGATATTGCGCTCATTTTAAGGTTGGCTATAATATCTTTTTATGAGAATATCATAGGCTGCCATGTTTTCATCACCATCAAATGACAGAGGCAGTCAATTTATTGTCAGTTTTTTCGTTTATGATGCATGCAAGTATTGTATCCTTTCCATGTGGCAAACCTTGCTGGGACATATCAATACTCATAATTTAAAAGCAAGTAATTCCACACTTGTAATATCTACTGTTATCTTTAACATTGTGGTATATCGCACTGCGTCGTGTTGCCATTAACTCATTAACTGAACTGGGCTTTCCGCAGTGAACAAGGCGAGGCCAAAGCCACTGTCACAGTGCAAGGGATTCTGGGAGAATCACCAGTCTCACTGCAGATCCAGGGGAAGGGCTCCTTCGATGAGCGATTTACGTCACTGCTGGACGACGCCTAGACCTACTGCACCGTCCATAGCTAGCTACAGTATGTACCTGCATCATGAAGGTAGCCAAAGAGATTTGCTTAAGAACACTGAGAAACAAAGGATATTCCAAGGGCAGATTTACAGTAATATACTGTGTTGAAAACCATTATGTAACCTTTATTTACCTGTTGGGAACCATGTACTTAATTTATTTAGGCTCCTAATTGCCAATGAACAACTGTACAAAAATGTTtagaaaatgtttattaaaagaaaaaatacacaatTGCTTGGATTACCAAATTCATGCTTTGTGATTTTAAAGTCATCTTTATCTTCAATAAAATAGCGGTCTTATATTATGTATTTGCTATCAGAGTAATTCCACAAATCATACTAAAAATACCTGTCGGAATACATCGAAACATTGTTTCAGTCGGTGACTAGGTTCAACCGCCTAATTGTTAAATGTTATGCCATTCAGGCCTTATTTCTGCTCCTACCACATTAGTGATTCTAAGTGACCTGAAATTTGAAAATGCCTGTGCAACTGTATGAACTCAAAGACTGGAAGGCGTCATGAAATGGAGGCAAAAGAAAAGGAATTGTGAGAAAAATGGTTGAGAAGTGTGAAAAAttgcatttaattcattttaatcttTATACAATTGCAGAACTCTAAGCAGATGGAAGGACAGATTCCACAAATTAGACATCTGCATTTGAATTTACAGGGAATCatcaatgttcaatgaatgGTCCTGATAGACTAGCCATTCAATCAATATTGGAAGTGCAGTATCAGAAGATTCATCAGAAGAAGATCATTGGAAAATTGTCTAAAAAAAGACGGAAGTGCAATGGATGATCAGCTTATATGAAAACTGCAATGCATTATATCTAATTAGCAGCTGATATCTCGATACACATTGAGTTACAAATTGAAAAGAGCAGGAAAAACAGTGATCACCTCAATAGTCATTAGTCATATCATCATATCATATGTAATCTCCTGTCCTATCTCATACAACCTCAATTATGTGACATAGTCTTACATCAATATCCATCACCAGAATAAGATATCAATATGACCTTCAAATTGCAAATGGTGCATTTTTTTGCAATCATTAACATTAGCTCAAGAAATGTAACAGAAATAATAAGGCACATCTTTTATTACACATAATAAAGGAATTGTGCCCATGGTATTTCCACAACTGTATTACGTTAGTACAGCAGTCTGTTCTGCTTCAAGCCAACTGACAAATAGCCTTCAGTGTTATGGCCAAAGGCTTGGGTCGGCATCCATTTGTACACCAGTGCAGCACTACTTTCCAGGATATTCAAAAACCGCAGCAGCTCCCATCCCTGTTCCAATGCACATGGACACCACGCCATACGCcctgcaaaacacacattttatctCACTGAAGGAACACCAAAACCCATTAGAATTACATTAAGTACCATCAGCGCATTTTAATTTGAGTTGCCCTGCATAAGATGTCGGTTTTAACAAGAGTTTTAGTCTTGAGAATTACAGTAAAAAGAAACTCAATCTTGAAATAAGGATTTTAAGAATAAATATAACTTGGTAAGATTGACTTATTATTTAGTTTTTGCAGCGTCCAGCTTTTATGGCATCCTATAGCTACGATGTCGTCTTAACAAGTTTGCTTGACAAGGGaaactctcacctcattggtagtttttttctcatttagcaaaaaagtaatagaaatacgattttaagtctaaatataaggctAAGATactgaaataagttttttttgcaatgtaatttatatacagtacattctttCCAGGTCAGAATCCACCCATTATATGCCTAGCTATTATATGTTATTAAGAGCtgcttgtgtgtgggtttaaaaatgttcattattatttatttcattaacttTGTTAAGCAACCTTAGCCTCTGCTCAGGCtctatataaatacaatatattattattattattattattaaagtggCCTTACCTCTTGCCCCTGCGCTGGAGCTCGTTGAGCAGGGTGACCACCTGTCGCGCCCCAGTGCAACCCAGCGGGTGGCCCAGGGCGATGGCTCCTCCGTTGGGATTGACTTTTTCCAAGGGTATGCCCAGTTTCTCCACGCAGTACACAGCCTGCCATAAATTCAAGCGCACAGACCGATCGGACTGTCTGAATGTCTGAATGACAAACAATCCTGTTACTGCTGCTATAAATCCACTTCTTCAAATTACAAGATCCAGacgcagagaaacagagagactgACCTGACTAGCAAAGGCCTCGTTGATTTCAAAGACATCAATATCAGCAACAGTCAGACCTAAAAGAGGAAAGATTTATTTCTTGACGCTAACCACATTCGTAGAAGGTCAATActaaaagtttatttatttttttcaggtgTTCATCGGTGAAAGGGCATTGAATGTTGGTGGCAAACATAGGTACCATAACTCCTAACCTATAGTTATCCAAGTTAGAGAGGAACTGCCAGTCAGGCCTTCAAGTTTCTGTTAGGCTATAAATGAGTAGGTAACCTGGCAGCAAACCTatataggatttatttaaaagaaaggaaaactttctctaaagcagtggtcctcactcctggtcctggagagccacatggTGTGTTCTTACCTaccacttaattgatcaattaaagtagTTCATTACACAATTAACTGACCTCAACTGGTatcttgggtctgaactggttgctgatatgaaggcaaaaacaaaaaccaatacaggaatgaggaccactgctctaaaGTAAAATATTCAAGTCCCATGGTTCCTAGCTACAGAAAACCAGTTGTTGAGTTCTTACTATAGGTGCATATGAGCCAGGTGTGGGCACCCACCTGCCTTCTCCAGGGCTGCGGGGATGGCGTAGGCCGGTCCGATGCCCATCACGTCTGGAGGCACACCGACCACCGCGCTCCCCCTCAGGACCCCCAAAACAGGCAGACCCAGGGCCTCCACCGCAGACCTCCGGCCCACCAGCACGGCTGCCGCCCCGTCGCTCACCTGGCTGGCGTTGCCTGCAGGGACACACAGTGACTGTCACAGATAATCCTTCTGCGGAATACTGCTTCAGAAGCTTCCAGAAACACAAGAACTCAACAATGGAGGTCCAGGGAAACAGTTACTTTAAATGGAACTATCATATGCAGTGCAACACTCTCTTGTGAACAAACTGAAGTTTACAGAGAAAGaaacgcgcgcacgcacacaaacatgcctccacacgtgcactcacacacaaacacacacaagcacacaaatacaaacacacactcacatgcacacacaggcacaaatgcacacggacgtgcacacacatgcactcacacacacacacacacgcgcactcacacactcacatgcacatacccacattcacatgcacgcacacacacacacacgcacacacacacacacacacacacacacacacacacacacacacacacacacacacacacacacacacacacacacacacacacacacacacacacacacacacacacacacacacacacacacacacacacacacctgcagtggtGCTCCCATCAGGTTTGAAGGCCGGTCTGAGTTTGCTCAGGCCCTCTAGTGTGGTGCCAGCCCGGATTCCTTCGTCCTTGGTGACCGTGACCGTGCGCTCTGTTCCATCCTCGCCCACAAACTTGGTGGTGACCGGAGTAATCTCCTGACCAAACAGGCCCAGCTTCTGTGCCCTGTTTGCTCTGTAACACAGGACAGGCACTGAAGTCCCTCTCCTGGCATTACTCACATTCATTACTTTGTTACATTTGATTGCGATGTGGGGGAAACCTTGAACTAAAGCATGTTATTAGCACAAAACATCAGTGTGCCAAGTCgtaggaaaaaaggaaaaggaggcCAAAAGATATCATTAATCAAAATATGGTCACTGTCAGTGCAAATAATCAGAAATGTGTTGCAAATAAAAGAATGCATTTTAATCTGAGaaaaaaagggttaaagtattgCATTTTACAAAAATAGGAAAGCCACATGAAGTAGTTCTcgaataaacacattttcagtgcaACAGTTTGCCTGCTTTGCACTCTTAAGTCAAACTGTGAGAACCAGGTCCTCCGCCGCCTGTTTGCTGCATTCAAAGGTAGAAATCGTACTTCTGCTGCGAGCTCAGAGCAAAGGCATCCTGCTTCTCCCGTGAGATTCCGAATCTCTCCGCCACGTTCTCTGAGGTGATTCTGAAACACGCGggggacaggaagtgatgcgtaaAGCGTACAGCTCGCTAACTGTGGCTGCCACCACTGCACATTTCACAGAATATAAACCATAAATTGATAGCCATTGCTGTCAGGCTTGTTGTGTCAAACAAAAGCATGCTCAAGGACAACAAGTATCATAGCGAGGAACAAGTCTGCCAGTTGAAGGACAAATGACCAACAGGCAAGTTCTGtttctgaaagaaaaataaactgccTTGACATTAACTGTGAGGCCACAGTGCACAGAATTCAATTTCTCTATAAAATGATGGTACAGGTACAACAAGTAGGGTGTTGGTCCTGTTGCCTGTAGCTGACCGCTGTTTGGCTGGAGCAATGCCATGCAATTCTCAGACAAGAAAATCTATTAACTGTCATTAAGTTGATGGAAGTGGAAAACACTGTCAGGCATCATTCCAGAACGTTCCATAAATGCTTAACTGGGTTCAGATCTGGTGACAGAGAGGGCCATGACATATGTATGGATAAGGTCAGTGACATGTTCCTTACACCACTGAGTGACTAACATGCTCTGTGGACAAAGGAACTGTCATCTTGAAGGACATCCCCCTcaggatataaaaataaataaaatgctttaaaaatgaTTGTTTCAGAACTATTAAGCAACAATTGCCATAAAACATACCATAAGGGTATAAATGCAGGCAATCAATGTTAGGAAATGGTACACATTACATAAACACCAGAACGGGTTTGATAAGTGCTGTTATTTATTTGCTCACAACCTGTATATTTAAGAGATGAAACTATAAGAGTTCAGATTGAACTAAAAAGTATTTTCTACTCAAGGAATCCAAAGAATTGTATTTATACTGCAGCCAAAATTCAAGAATAACTCATTAAAACATGTACAACTGTCAGCGCAAGTGATGCCTTACCCCATGGGAATGATACAGTCCCGGGCCTTCTCAAAGTCCATCAACCTGGAGCCGATATCCCCAGGGTTCCCTGCTGAGCGCAGACTCATGCTCTCcaccctaaaacacacagaacagagagcaTGGTGGAAGCAAAGACACAGCGTGGTTAACACAGCCAACTGTGAGCATATTCCTCCACTACGTAAGAATATGGGCACTTAAGTTGAAATGTCTCACTTTGACAAATATCTTCTAAGCTAAATCTTTGCTATCATACACGTTTGGCCTAAGTATCAGCgtatacgcatacacacaactgACAAAACACTTAAATTGCTGATGTTCCAGCGCCATAGCATTTACATTACGGTACAATATGTGCAGAAAATACAAGTACTCACCCACATGCAAGACCCAGGTCATAAGATCCATTTCTGATGCTGCCTGAAATGGAAAGTCACTTTGAGGCAGGAAGCATGTCTTTATagtgaaatatttattataCAAAGTTCCTTTGAAGGATGTAAGGCTACTGCCAGACAGACTTATTATTCCAAGTTCTTTTGTGTTGtcagaaataagaaatcaggcTAGTATAATAAATCCATAGAAAGAGGTCCTAAATTTAAGTCATTACCCcaagaaatatgaataaatatagctgTAAAACACCATATacgtgcaaaaaaataatacaaaattataatatttcaaataaatcagGCCTTCTCTTACAAATGTAATAAATCTCAAGTACTTATACATGGTCCATTTCCATGCCAGTGAAACAAAAGCGGTCATTGTATCATCAATCAATTTGTAGTATGTGGCCCTCACCTGCAATGTTGAAAAGAGCCTGCAGCCCAGAGGAGCACTGTCTGTTCACTGTGTAGACAGGTACTGAGTCTGGGAACCCGCTGCCGAGGAAAAATGCCCATTACAGCACTGTCCTGTGCCATACATTCAGCACATAGTATAAGGAGACAACTGCAGGGCCCATTTTGTGAGAAACTGAATCAATAACCTAAGAAACTGAGTCACTCACTGGACAAAACTGAGGCACTCACCTGACAAAACTGAGGCACTCACCTGACAAAACTGAGGCACTCACCTGACAAAACTGAGCCATTCACCTGAGAAACTGAGCCACTCACCTGAGAAACTGAGCCACTCGGGCCAGCAGAGCTCCTGCCCCAGGCTGCAGAACATTACCTGCAGATGGCAGAGCGGAGAGAAGTCAGGAACACCGTTTAACACATTGGGGCAAAGAAGGTGAAATTGATTATTTAAAGCAATGT
The sequence above is a segment of the Conger conger chromosome 4, fConCon1.1, whole genome shotgun sequence genome. Coding sequences within it:
- the acaa1 gene encoding 3-ketoacyl-CoA thiolase, peroxisomal — encoded protein: MNRLKIVFGHLSPAKTYSLHNSTSLRSSECSAFSQTSGDDIVVVHGIRTAIGKAKRGAFKDTTPDELLSAVMSAVLKDVGLPPDKLGDVCVGNVLQPGAGALLARVAQFLSGFPDSVPVYTVNRQCSSGLQALFNIAGSIRNGSYDLGLACGVESMSLRSAGNPGDIGSRLMDFEKARDCIIPMGITSENVAERFGISREKQDAFALSSQQKANRAQKLGLFGQEITPVTTKFVGEDGTERTVTVTKDEGIRAGTTLEGLSKLRPAFKPDGSTTAGNASQVSDGAAAVLVGRRSAVEALGLPVLGVLRGSAVVGVPPDVMGIGPAYAIPAALEKAGLTVADIDVFEINEAFASQAVYCVEKLGIPLEKVNPNGGAIALGHPLGCTGARQVVTLLNELQRRGKRAYGVVSMCIGTGMGAAAVFEYPGK